The Streptomyces sp. NBC_00691 genome has a segment encoding these proteins:
- a CDS encoding RNA polymerase sigma factor: MRLSHPARGGPSGGDEDDTALLRAVARGDSGALAVLYDRHAGWLHARLARRCQDEETVREVLQDTFVTIWRSAGGHRGRGEAGGWIWVIAARRLVDAQRARARADRVVERAAEHAAVPSEPSAAASSAEDRVLAGLEYGEVGAALDRISPELAEVLRATVVDGLTTRETARLLGIPEGTVKTRALRARRELRAALGSAQPGGPHALGGTA, encoded by the coding sequence GTGAGACTGTCGCACCCCGCACGGGGAGGCCCCTCCGGGGGCGACGAGGACGACACGGCGCTGCTGCGCGCGGTCGCCCGGGGGGACTCCGGGGCGCTCGCCGTGCTGTACGACCGGCACGCCGGCTGGCTGCACGCGCGCCTCGCCCGGCGCTGCCAGGACGAGGAGACCGTACGGGAGGTCCTCCAGGACACCTTCGTCACGATCTGGCGCTCGGCCGGCGGCCACCGGGGCCGCGGCGAGGCCGGCGGCTGGATCTGGGTGATCGCGGCCCGGCGCCTGGTGGACGCGCAGCGGGCCCGGGCCCGCGCGGACCGCGTCGTGGAACGGGCGGCCGAACACGCCGCCGTGCCCTCGGAGCCGTCCGCCGCCGCGTCCTCCGCCGAGGACCGGGTGCTCGCCGGACTGGAGTACGGGGAGGTGGGCGCGGCCCTCGACCGGATCTCGCCCGAACTCGCCGAGGTCCTGCGGGCGACCGTCGTCGACGGCCTGACGACCCGCGAGACCGCCCGGCTGCTCGGCATACCCGAGGGCACGGTGAAGACCCGTGCCCTGCGCGCCCGCCGCGAACTGCGCGCCGCGCTCGGGTCGGCCCAGCCCGGCGGCCCCCACGCCCTGGGAGGCACCGCATGA
- a CDS encoding ABC transporter ATP-binding protein translates to MNVSTAVAVSGLTVRHRRTVALDRLDLSLGPGVHGLLGPNGAGKTSLIRVLATVAAPSSGRVELLGGDATSHRERTGIRRRLGYLPQDFGYYPSFTVREFVAYVAWLKEVPADRVPAAVEHAVTRVGLADRIDVRMKTLSGGMVRRAGIAQAIVNEPELLLLDEPTAGLDPEQRVDFRSLLRELGTEATVVVSTHLVEDVAAACTGVALIESGRLAFQGSTAELTALGGEPADGNDSTTHAVERGYTVALRAHRATSDTSDTSTTPDTSDTADTAEGALR, encoded by the coding sequence GTGAACGTCTCGACCGCCGTCGCGGTGAGCGGACTGACCGTCCGCCATCGCCGTACCGTCGCCCTCGACCGGCTCGACCTGTCCCTCGGTCCCGGCGTCCACGGCCTGCTCGGGCCGAACGGCGCCGGCAAGACCTCCCTCATCCGGGTCCTCGCGACCGTCGCCGCACCGTCCTCCGGCCGGGTGGAGCTGCTCGGCGGGGACGCCACCAGCCACCGTGAACGGACCGGCATCCGGCGCCGGCTCGGCTATCTGCCGCAGGACTTCGGCTACTACCCGTCCTTCACCGTGCGGGAGTTCGTGGCCTACGTCGCCTGGCTCAAGGAGGTGCCGGCCGACCGTGTCCCGGCGGCCGTGGAGCACGCGGTGACACGGGTCGGGCTCGCCGACCGCATCGACGTGCGGATGAAGACGCTGTCGGGCGGCATGGTCCGGCGCGCGGGGATCGCCCAGGCCATCGTGAACGAACCGGAGCTGCTGCTGCTCGACGAACCGACCGCCGGTCTCGATCCCGAGCAGCGGGTCGACTTCCGGTCGCTGTTGCGGGAGTTGGGCACCGAGGCGACGGTGGTGGTCTCCACGCACCTGGTGGAGGACGTGGCCGCGGCCTGCACCGGCGTCGCCCTCATCGAGTCGGGCCGCCTCGCCTTCCAGGGCTCGACGGCCGAACTCACCGCGCTCGGCGGGGAGCCCGCCGACGGGAACGACTCCACGACGCATGCCGTCGAGCGGGGCTACACGGTCGCCCTGCGTGCCCATCGCGCCACCTCGGACACCTCGGACACCTCGACCACCCCAGATACGTCGGACACCGCGGACACCGCGGAGGGAGCGCTCCGGTGA
- a CDS encoding MFS transporter gives MSGRAWGVLFVLCGAIFLEGIDVAMLNVALPSIREDLGMSTGTLQWVMSAYVLGYGGFMLLGGRAADLFGRRRMFVLWLVVFLLFSGLGGFATEGWMLIVARFVTGVAAAFMTPAGLSIITTSFDEGPQRDKALLVYSGTAAGGFSIGLVVGGLLAAVDWRWVFFAPVVLSLLILIAAIALIPKSPRPDRTGQGVDLAGAVSVTGGILLLVFGVERAAHVSVATTAGTVAASLVLFLVFVAVERRVSSPLVRLGLLRRGSLVRANLAGLLFAAGFFGFQFIAVLYLQELRGWSALQTSFALIVIGVDAVLSPTLTPRLVARFGNARVIFGGLLLAALSYALFLPVGADWTYLAMFPSLLVLGLAFSLAYGPLTIVATDGVAEEEQGVAGGLLYTSFQFGAALGLSAVAAVNIAATDGTSPAALLDGYRAALVVPLVAALVAALVSAFGLRGRAAADAGPAPADIPLTAERVDA, from the coding sequence ATGAGCGGGCGCGCCTGGGGCGTCCTGTTCGTGCTGTGCGGCGCGATCTTCCTCGAGGGCATCGACGTGGCCATGCTCAATGTGGCCCTGCCGTCGATCCGCGAGGACCTCGGCATGTCGACCGGCACGCTCCAGTGGGTGATGAGCGCCTACGTCCTCGGCTACGGCGGGTTCATGCTGCTGGGCGGCCGGGCCGCCGACCTGTTCGGACGGCGCCGGATGTTCGTCCTCTGGCTCGTGGTCTTCCTGCTCTTCTCCGGCCTCGGCGGGTTCGCCACCGAGGGCTGGATGCTGATCGTCGCCCGCTTCGTGACCGGTGTCGCCGCCGCGTTCATGACCCCGGCGGGCCTGTCCATCATCACCACGAGCTTCGACGAGGGCCCTCAGCGCGACAAGGCCCTGCTCGTCTACTCCGGCACGGCGGCCGGCGGCTTCTCCATCGGCCTCGTCGTGGGCGGCCTGCTGGCCGCCGTCGACTGGCGCTGGGTGTTCTTCGCGCCGGTCGTCCTCAGCCTCCTCATCCTGATCGCGGCGATCGCGCTCATCCCGAAGTCGCCGCGCCCGGACCGTACGGGCCAGGGCGTCGACCTGGCGGGCGCGGTCAGCGTCACCGGCGGCATCCTGCTGCTCGTCTTCGGCGTCGAGCGTGCCGCGCACGTCTCCGTGGCCACGACGGCCGGCACCGTCGCGGCGAGCCTGGTGCTGTTCCTGGTCTTCGTCGCCGTCGAACGCAGGGTGTCCTCACCGCTGGTGCGCCTGGGGCTCCTCCGCCGGGGTTCGCTGGTCCGTGCCAACCTGGCGGGGCTGCTCTTCGCCGCGGGCTTCTTCGGCTTCCAGTTCATCGCGGTGCTCTATCTGCAGGAGCTGCGCGGCTGGTCGGCCCTGCAGACCAGTTTCGCCCTCATCGTCATCGGGGTGGACGCGGTCCTCTCCCCCACCCTCACACCGAGGCTGGTGGCCCGGTTCGGCAACGCCCGGGTGATCTTCGGGGGGCTGCTCCTCGCCGCTCTGTCGTACGCGCTGTTCCTGCCGGTCGGCGCGGACTGGACGTACCTGGCGATGTTCCCGAGCCTGCTCGTCCTGGGTCTGGCCTTCTCCCTGGCGTACGGGCCGCTGACCATCGTCGCCACCGACGGTGTCGCCGAGGAGGAGCAGGGCGTCGCCGGCGGCCTGCTGTACACCTCCTTCCAGTTCGGCGCCGCGCTGGGCCTGTCCGCCGTGGCCGCGGTGAACATCGCGGCCACGGACGGCACCTCGCCGGCGGCGCTCCTGGACGGCTACCGGGCCGCCCTGGTCGTGCCGCTCGTCGCCGCCCTCGTGGCCGCCCTCGTCAGCGCCTTCGGCCTCCGCGGCCGGGCGGCGGCGGACGCGGGACCCGCACCCGCGGACATTCCCCTTACGGCCGAGCGCGTCGACGCGTAG
- a CDS encoding response regulator transcription factor — MEQTHTTHHGAAATPGAQRRVLVVEDDATIVEAIAARLRAEGFLVQTATDGPAAVDAAEAWQPDLMVLDVMLPGFDGLEVCRRVQAQRPVPVLMLTARDDETDMLVGLGVGADDYMTKPFSMRELAARVHVLLRRVERAALAAVTPRSGILRLGELEIDHAQRRVRVRSEDVHLTPTEFDLLVCLASTPRAVLSREQLLAEVWDWADASGTRTVDSHIKALRRKIGAERIRTVHGVGYALETPAL, encoded by the coding sequence ATGGAGCAGACACACACCACTCACCACGGTGCGGCGGCCACTCCGGGTGCCCAGCGCCGGGTACTCGTGGTCGAGGACGACGCCACGATCGTGGAGGCGATCGCCGCTCGGCTGCGCGCCGAGGGCTTTCTCGTCCAGACCGCGACCGACGGCCCCGCGGCCGTCGACGCGGCCGAGGCATGGCAGCCGGACCTGATGGTCCTCGACGTGATGCTGCCCGGGTTCGACGGCCTGGAGGTGTGCCGCCGGGTCCAGGCCCAGCGTCCCGTCCCGGTCCTCATGCTGACCGCCCGCGACGACGAGACCGACATGCTGGTCGGCCTCGGCGTGGGTGCGGACGACTACATGACCAAGCCGTTCTCGATGCGGGAGCTGGCCGCCCGGGTGCACGTGCTGCTCCGCCGGGTGGAGCGGGCCGCGCTGGCGGCCGTGACCCCGCGCAGCGGGATCCTGCGCCTCGGCGAGCTGGAGATCGACCACGCGCAGCGCCGGGTGCGGGTGCGGTCCGAGGACGTGCACCTGACCCCGACCGAGTTCGACCTGCTGGTCTGCCTGGCGAGCACGCCGCGGGCGGTCCTCTCCCGCGAGCAGCTGCTCGCGGAGGTGTGGGACTGGGCGGACGCCTCGGGCACCCGGACCGTGGACAGCCACATCAAGGCGCTGCGCCGGAAGATCGGGGCCGAGCGGATCCGCACGGTCCATGGCGTCGGCTACGCGCTGGAGACCCCGGCGCTGTGA
- a CDS encoding HAMP domain-containing sensor histidine kinase, with protein sequence MRRPRRIAISIKTKLGTLVVGAVLLTSGLALVAIRTSTEFRYITVFAMIATLLITQFVAQSLTAPLDEMTTVAGTISRGDFTRRVRGADRRDELGDLASTINRMADDLEAVDRHRKELVANVSHELRTPIAALRAVLENVVDGVSEADPETMRSALKQTERLGRLVETLLDLSRLDNGVVALRASRFEVWPYLSGVLREANLAASQRGLSSTSGLHNRTDVHLHLDVSPPELVAHADAERLHQVMANLIDNAVKHSPPHGRVTVRARRGPYPDSLELEVEDEGPGIPESERHKVFERFNRGTAPHRQGPGSDGGTGLGLAIARWAVDLHGGGIGVAESSRGCRIRVTLPGSLPSRD encoded by the coding sequence GTGCGCCGGCCGCGCCGGATCGCGATCTCGATCAAGACCAAGCTGGGCACGCTGGTCGTCGGGGCGGTCCTGCTGACCTCGGGGCTCGCGCTGGTGGCGATCCGCACGTCCACGGAGTTCCGGTACATCACGGTCTTCGCGATGATCGCGACCCTGCTGATCACCCAGTTCGTGGCGCAGTCCCTGACGGCGCCGCTGGACGAGATGACCACGGTGGCCGGGACGATCTCGCGCGGGGACTTCACCCGGCGGGTGCGGGGTGCGGACCGGCGCGACGAGCTGGGCGACCTGGCGTCGACGATCAACCGCATGGCGGACGACCTGGAGGCGGTGGACCGGCACCGCAAGGAGCTGGTCGCCAATGTGTCGCACGAGCTGCGGACCCCGATCGCCGCGCTCAGGGCCGTGCTGGAGAACGTCGTGGACGGGGTGTCCGAGGCGGATCCGGAGACGATGCGGTCGGCGCTCAAGCAGACCGAGCGGCTGGGCCGGCTGGTGGAGACGCTGCTGGACCTGTCACGTCTTGACAACGGTGTCGTCGCGCTCCGGGCCAGCCGTTTCGAGGTCTGGCCGTACCTGTCGGGAGTTCTGCGCGAAGCGAACCTGGCCGCCTCGCAGCGCGGTCTCTCGTCCACTTCGGGCCTGCACAACCGCACGGACGTGCATCTGCACCTGGACGTGTCGCCGCCCGAGCTGGTGGCGCACGCGGACGCGGAGCGGCTGCACCAGGTGATGGCGAACCTGATCGACAACGCGGTGAAGCACTCGCCGCCGCACGGCCGCGTCACGGTCCGGGCCCGGCGCGGCCCGTACCCGGACTCCCTGGAGCTGGAGGTCGAGGACGAGGGTCCCGGCATCCCGGAGTCGGAGCGGCACAAGGTCTTCGAGCGGTTCAACCGGGGCACGGCACCGCACCGGCAGGGCCCCGGGAGCGACGGCGGCACGGGGCTGGGCCTCGCGATCGCCCGCTGGGCCGTGGATCTGCACGGCGGCGGGATCGGGGTGGCCGAATCCTCACGTGGCTGCCGCATCAGGGTCACTCTTCCGGGCAGCCTTCCATCGAGAGATTGA
- a CDS encoding multifunctional oxoglutarate decarboxylase/oxoglutarate dehydrogenase thiamine pyrophosphate-binding subunit/dihydrolipoyllysine-residue succinyltransferase subunit has protein sequence MSSQSPSTPSSPTDQDGQGKSPAAAFGANEWLVDEIYQQYLQDPNSVDRAWWDFFADYKPGASETPTAPASTTPSAPAAPQAGPAQAAPAAPAAVPAPAPAPVAAPAPAPAPAPVKAAAAPAAPAAAKPAAAPAPAKAAAKPAAEAPAGPELITLRGPAAAVAKNMNASLEVPTATSVRAVPVKLLFDNRIVINNHLKRARGGKISFTHLIGYAMVQAIKAMPSMNYSFAEKDGKPTLVKPEHVNFGLAIDLVKPNGDRQLVVAGIKKAETLNFFEFWQAYEDIVKRARVGKLSMDDFTGVTVSLTNPGGLGTVHSVPRLMPGQSVIMGVGSMDYPAEFQGTSQDTLNKLGISKVMTLTSTYDHRVIQGAASGEFLRVVANYLLGEEGFYDDIFKALRIPYEPVRWLKDIDASHDDDVTKAARVFELIHSYRVRGHVMADTDPLEYKQRKHPDLDITEHGLTLWDLEREFAVGGFAGKSMMKLRDILGVLRDSYCRTTGVEFMHIQDPKQRKWIQDRVERPHSRVEREEQLRILRRLNAAEAFETFLQTKYVGQKRFSLEGGESVIPLLDAVIDSAAESRLDEVVIGMAHRGRLNVLANIVGKSYAQIFREFEGNLDPKSMHGSGDVKYHLGAEGTFVGLDGEEIKVSLAANPSHLEAVDPVLEGIVRAKQDVINKGGTDFTVLPVALHGDAAFAGQGVVAETLNMSQLRGYRTGGTVHIVINNQVGFTAAPESSRSSMYATDVARMIEAPIFHVNGDDPEAVVRVARLAFEFRQTFNKDVVIDLICYRRRGHNEGDNPQFTNPQMYNLIDKKRSVRKLYTESLIGRGDITLEEAEQALQDFQGQLEKVFAEVREATAAPAAATVPDAKAAFPVEVTTAVSAEVVKRIAESQVTIPERITVHPRLLPQMQRRAASVDDGTIDWGFGETLAIGSLLMEGTPVRLAGQDSRRGTFGQRHAVLVDQETGEDFTPLLYLTEEQAHYNVYDSLLSEYAAMGFEYGYSLERPDALVVWEAQFGDFVNGAQTVVDEFISSAEQKWGQTSGVTLLLPHGYEGQGPDHSSARPERFLQMCAQDNMTVAMPTLPSNYFHLLRWQVHNPHHKPLIVFTPKSMLRLKAAASKVEEFTTGGFRPVIGDTTANPADVRKVVFCAGKVYYDLEAERQKRGDTETAIIRLERLYPLPGAELQAEIAKYPNAAKYIWAQEEPANQGAWPFIALNLIDHLDLAVGADIPAGERLRRISRPHSSSPAVGSAKRHQAEQQQLVNEVFDA, from the coding sequence GTGTCGTCTCAGTCCCCCAGTACCCCGAGCTCCCCGACCGACCAGGACGGGCAGGGCAAGAGCCCCGCAGCCGCCTTCGGTGCCAATGAGTGGCTCGTCGACGAGATCTACCAGCAGTACCTCCAGGACCCGAATTCGGTCGATCGTGCCTGGTGGGACTTCTTCGCCGACTACAAGCCGGGAGCGTCGGAGACCCCGACCGCCCCGGCTTCCACCACGCCGAGCGCCCCCGCGGCGCCGCAGGCGGGCCCCGCACAGGCCGCGCCTGCCGCTCCTGCGGCCGTTCCCGCCCCCGCGCCCGCTCCGGTCGCGGCTCCGGCCCCCGCGCCCGCTCCGGCGCCCGTGAAGGCCGCCGCGGCGCCTGCCGCGCCGGCCGCCGCGAAGCCCGCCGCCGCGCCCGCCCCGGCCAAGGCCGCCGCGAAGCCCGCGGCCGAGGCCCCGGCCGGCCCGGAGCTGATCACGCTGCGCGGCCCCGCCGCCGCGGTCGCGAAGAACATGAACGCCTCGCTGGAGGTGCCGACGGCCACGTCCGTCCGCGCCGTCCCGGTGAAGCTGCTCTTCGACAACCGGATCGTGATCAACAACCACCTGAAGCGCGCCCGGGGCGGGAAGATCTCCTTCACGCACCTGATCGGCTACGCGATGGTGCAGGCGATCAAGGCCATGCCGTCGATGAACTACTCCTTCGCGGAGAAGGACGGCAAGCCGACCCTGGTCAAGCCGGAGCACGTGAACTTCGGTCTCGCGATCGACCTGGTGAAGCCCAACGGCGACCGCCAGCTCGTCGTCGCGGGCATCAAGAAGGCCGAGACGCTCAACTTCTTCGAGTTCTGGCAGGCGTACGAGGACATCGTCAAGCGGGCCCGCGTGGGCAAGCTGTCGATGGACGACTTCACCGGTGTCACGGTCTCCCTGACCAACCCCGGCGGCCTCGGCACCGTCCACTCCGTGCCGCGTCTGATGCCCGGACAGTCGGTCATCATGGGCGTCGGCTCGATGGACTACCCGGCCGAGTTCCAGGGCACCTCCCAGGACACCCTGAACAAGCTGGGCATCTCGAAGGTCATGACCCTGACCTCGACGTACGACCACCGCGTCATCCAGGGCGCCGCCTCCGGCGAGTTCCTGCGCGTCGTCGCCAACTACCTCCTCGGCGAGGAGGGCTTCTACGACGACATCTTCAAGGCCCTGCGCATCCCCTACGAGCCGGTCCGCTGGCTCAAGGACATCGACGCCTCGCACGACGACGACGTCACCAAGGCCGCGCGCGTCTTCGAGCTCATCCACTCCTACCGGGTCCGCGGCCACGTCATGGCCGACACCGACCCGCTGGAGTACAAGCAGCGCAAGCACCCCGACCTGGACATCACCGAGCACGGCCTCACCCTGTGGGACCTCGAGCGGGAGTTCGCGGTCGGCGGCTTCGCCGGCAAGTCGATGATGAAGCTCCGCGACATCCTCGGCGTGCTGCGCGACTCGTACTGCCGCACCACCGGCGTCGAGTTCATGCACATCCAGGACCCGAAGCAGCGCAAGTGGATCCAGGACCGCGTCGAGCGCCCGCACTCCCGCGTGGAGCGTGAGGAGCAGCTGCGGATCCTGCGCCGGCTGAACGCGGCGGAGGCCTTCGAGACCTTCCTGCAGACGAAGTACGTCGGCCAGAAGCGGTTCTCCCTGGAGGGCGGCGAGTCCGTCATCCCGCTGCTCGACGCGGTCATCGACTCGGCCGCCGAGTCGCGCCTCGACGAGGTCGTCATCGGCATGGCCCACCGCGGCCGGCTGAACGTCCTGGCGAACATCGTCGGCAAGTCGTACGCGCAGATCTTCCGCGAGTTCGAGGGCAACCTCGACCCGAAGTCGATGCACGGCTCCGGCGACGTCAAGTACCACCTGGGCGCCGAGGGCACCTTCGTGGGTCTCGACGGCGAGGAGATCAAGGTCTCCCTCGCCGCCAACCCCTCGCACCTCGAGGCGGTCGACCCGGTCCTGGAAGGCATCGTCCGCGCCAAGCAGGACGTCATCAACAAGGGCGGCACGGACTTCACCGTCCTGCCGGTCGCCCTGCACGGTGACGCGGCCTTCGCCGGCCAGGGTGTCGTCGCCGAGACGCTGAACATGTCGCAGCTGCGCGGCTACCGCACCGGCGGCACGGTCCACATCGTCATCAACAACCAGGTCGGCTTCACCGCCGCCCCGGAGTCCTCGCGTTCCTCGATGTACGCGACCGACGTGGCCCGCATGATCGAGGCGCCGATCTTCCACGTGAACGGCGACGACCCGGAGGCCGTGGTCCGCGTCGCGCGGCTCGCCTTCGAGTTCCGCCAGACGTTCAACAAGGACGTCGTGATCGACCTCATCTGCTACCGCCGCCGCGGTCACAACGAGGGCGACAACCCGCAGTTCACCAACCCGCAGATGTACAACCTGATCGACAAGAAGCGTTCGGTGCGCAAGCTGTACACCGAGTCGCTCATCGGTCGCGGTGACATCACCCTCGAAGAGGCGGAGCAGGCGCTCCAGGACTTCCAGGGCCAGCTGGAGAAGGTGTTCGCGGAGGTCCGCGAGGCCACCGCCGCCCCGGCGGCGGCGACCGTGCCGGACGCCAAGGCCGCCTTCCCGGTCGAGGTCACCACCGCGGTCTCCGCCGAGGTCGTGAAGCGGATCGCCGAGTCGCAGGTCACCATCCCCGAGCGGATCACGGTCCACCCGCGTCTGCTGCCGCAGATGCAGCGCCGTGCCGCCTCGGTCGACGACGGCACCATCGACTGGGGCTTCGGCGAGACCCTCGCCATCGGCTCCCTGCTGATGGAGGGCACCCCGGTCCGGCTCGCCGGCCAGGACTCCCGCCGCGGCACCTTCGGCCAGCGCCACGCGGTCCTGGTGGACCAGGAGACCGGCGAGGACTTCACCCCGCTGCTCTACCTGACCGAGGAGCAGGCCCACTACAACGTCTACGACTCGCTGCTCAGCGAGTACGCGGCGATGGGCTTCGAGTACGGCTACTCGCTGGAGCGCCCGGACGCCCTGGTCGTCTGGGAGGCCCAGTTCGGTGACTTCGTCAACGGCGCTCAGACCGTCGTCGACGAGTTCATCTCCTCGGCCGAGCAGAAGTGGGGCCAGACCTCCGGCGTCACGCTGCTCCTGCCGCACGGCTACGAGGGCCAGGGCCCGGACCACTCGTCCGCGCGCCCGGAGCGCTTCCTCCAGATGTGCGCCCAGGACAACATGACGGTCGCCATGCCGACGCTGCCGTCGAACTACTTCCACCTGCTGCGCTGGCAGGTCCACAACCCGCACCACAAGCCGCTCATCGTCTTCACCCCGAAGTCGATGCTGCGTCTGAAGGCCGCGGCGTCCAAGGTGGAGGAGTTCACCACCGGCGGCTTCCGCCCGGTGATCGGCGACACGACGGCGAACCCGGCCGACGTCCGCAAGGTCGTCTTCTGCGCCGGCAAGGTCTACTACGACCTGGAGGCCGAGCGTCAGAAGCGCGGCGACACGGAGACCGCGATCATCCGCCTCGAGCGTCTGTACCCGCTGCCGGGTGCCGAGCTCCAGGCCGAGATCGCCAAGTACCCGAACGCCGCGAAGTACATCTGGGCGCAGGAGGAGCCGGCGAACCAGGGTGCGTGGCCGTTCATCGCGCTCAACCTGATCGACCACCTGGACCTGGCGGTCGGCGCGGACATCCCGGCGGGCGAGCGACTGCGCCGGATCTCGCGTCCGCACTCCTCGTCCCCGGCGGTCGGCTCGGCCAAGCGCCACCAGGCCGAGCAGCAGCAGCTGGTCAACGAGGTCTTCGACGCCTGA
- a CDS encoding spermidine synthase gives MSGTVTLDRREGPYGEIVLRRRDEHYEIIANGTFLMDTSDGRSERLLIDAAQAALPERFRTGASVLVGGLGVGFSLAHAAADPRWSRITVVEREDAIIEWHRQGPLAAISGAALADPRTVILHTDLMDYLRTSPDTHDVLCLDIDNGPDWTVTEDNESLYSAEGLAACAARLNPGGVLAVWSARPSADFEGSLRNAGFSGVRTEEIPVARGVPDVVHLGIRPE, from the coding sequence ATGTCAGGAACCGTCACCCTGGACCGCCGCGAAGGGCCGTACGGAGAGATCGTGCTCCGCCGTCGCGACGAGCACTACGAGATCATCGCCAACGGGACCTTCCTGATGGACACCTCCGACGGGCGCTCCGAGCGGCTCCTGATCGACGCGGCGCAGGCCGCGCTGCCCGAGCGGTTCCGTACCGGCGCGTCCGTGCTCGTCGGCGGCCTCGGCGTCGGTTTCTCCCTCGCCCACGCCGCCGCCGACCCCCGCTGGAGCCGGATCACGGTCGTCGAGCGGGAGGACGCGATCATCGAATGGCACCGCCAGGGGCCCCTCGCCGCGATCTCCGGGGCCGCTCTGGCCGATCCCAGGACCGTGATCCTGCACACGGACCTGATGGACTATCTCCGGACCTCCCCCGACACCCATGACGTGCTCTGTCTGGACATCGACAACGGGCCCGACTGGACGGTCACCGAGGACAACGAATCCCTTTACTCCGCCGAGGGATTGGCGGCCTGCGCGGCACGCCTCAACCCGGGCGGAGTGCTCGCCGTTTGGTCCGCCCGGCCCTCCGCCGATTTCGAAGGGTCCTTGCGGAATGCCGGATTCAGCGGGGTACGGACGGAAGAGATCCCCGTTGCCCGGGGCGTCCCCGACGTGGTTCACCTCGGTATCCGTCCCGAGTAA
- a CDS encoding zf-HC2 domain-containing protein: protein MTTSRPRADGPGLPWHVSDALARRYADGSAAETDAWSLEKHVESCGDCAGRVSAAVRAGTAGPVLASVRAELLASLGPGRAKEGARSPRPGTASGPRPVPVPAPTASPEPRPAPAHPRRRFAAAVSPGRRPGPAAHTPTPLGRWARLWWAVGPALRGSWVVAVLLVVGGAYGLAHGAGVQGARSLLLALSPVLPLAGVAVSYGRHADPMHEITASTPSGGLRLLLTRTAAVLAVCVPLLTAGGALLPPVAGFPGAAAWLLPGLALTLATLALGSFVGCRAAAATLGGGWLLAVAGPLLGPVDTAASATALAPYFSGAAAQGGWAAAALACAALLALRRRSFDHLESR from the coding sequence ATGACGACATCGCGCCCCCGCGCGGACGGCCCCGGCCTCCCCTGGCACGTCTCCGACGCCCTGGCGCGCCGGTACGCCGACGGGTCCGCCGCCGAGACCGACGCCTGGTCGCTGGAGAAGCACGTCGAGTCCTGCGGGGACTGCGCGGGCCGCGTCTCGGCCGCCGTACGGGCCGGAACGGCCGGGCCGGTGCTCGCGAGCGTCCGCGCCGAACTGCTCGCCTCCCTCGGGCCCGGCCGGGCGAAGGAGGGCGCACGGAGCCCCCGCCCGGGGACCGCCTCCGGACCCCGACCCGTGCCCGTGCCCGCACCCACCGCGTCCCCCGAACCCCGACCCGCACCCGCACACCCCCGACGCCGGTTCGCAGCCGCCGTGTCCCCCGGGCGCAGGCCCGGGCCGGCCGCGCACACCCCCACCCCCCTCGGCCGGTGGGCACGGCTCTGGTGGGCCGTCGGGCCCGCGCTCCGCGGATCCTGGGTGGTCGCCGTGCTGCTGGTCGTCGGCGGGGCCTACGGGCTCGCCCACGGAGCCGGGGTCCAGGGGGCGCGGAGTCTGCTGCTCGCGCTCTCGCCCGTCCTCCCGCTCGCCGGTGTCGCCGTCTCGTACGGACGTCACGCCGACCCGATGCACGAGATCACCGCCTCCACCCCGTCCGGCGGGCTTCGGCTCCTGCTCACCCGTACCGCCGCCGTCCTCGCCGTCTGCGTACCGCTGCTGACCGCGGGCGGTGCGCTGCTGCCGCCGGTGGCCGGTTTCCCGGGTGCCGCCGCCTGGCTGCTCCCCGGCCTGGCGCTGACCCTGGCCACGCTCGCGCTCGGCTCGTTCGTGGGCTGCCGGGCGGCGGCCGCGACGCTCGGCGGCGGGTGGCTGCTCGCCGTCGCCGGCCCGCTGCTCGGGCCCGTGGACACGGCCGCTTCGGCCACCGCGCTGGCCCCGTACTTCTCCGGCGCCGCCGCCCAGGGGGGGTGGGCCGCCGCCGCGCTGGCCTGCGCGGCCCTCCTCGCGCTGCGGCGCCGCTCCTTCGACCACCTGGAGTCCCGGTGA